One window of Nakaseomyces glabratus chromosome A, complete sequence genomic DNA carries:
- a CDS encoding uncharacterized protein (CAGL0A01870g~Has domain(s) with predicted integral component of membrane localization): MIYSLIFLCALASLSCAFTPNATSFNATESESVAVFSNSSSLLRYNSSSVLFSNNYGKNWTVLLNNTATPQRHNGSNRTFNYFDFLNSEYFDDMESYYEPEVIIDPLYSESRAFYGFKNVFYVFDAQGRNETSGPISNLTNSSMLFDVSTNVHNKSLIISNFIEVLDTKHYRGRSFISVNNGTSFREIKPSIPNLNDSVVDKFLCHFLASTPTTKFKNSSDLVCFFTSTNRGFNNTVFFSGDFGVTLQAVNLSSGIYPLDVQITDSYVIMQTANTTAANWLFNLGDDNGNSDDDSDDSDDLPPTPTVSDFPGISNFPGIPGISGFPSISGIPGISDIPHLSGIPGISGIPGIPGMPGIPGASGIPGTSGIPGASGVPGVDGVDGVPGVDGVDGIPGVDGIPGIDGISGIDGIDGAIGDLFSQISELFRTVDLYVSKDGKDFNRANIPAITYNVFSVSEIMGGKLIFSNGFSPFTLGFTEVTNSTASNSSTNVSSVFISDSTGLNFTSANISYSDSLFSQLYTFGDLNGTIIMAPLGIWNSTSKISTDNGATWNDLKVNSSSVKGNYSCIAHNNCTLQLSAILGYSKTGIMVAQGNINLTPQDFNRTFNITNLDDLYDDYNLTDIETDSDDYFDNFYLLTTTFLSKDGGMTWEQILDYSKAVALGNFGNIIVAEDNGLRNTTGFVYSLNMGATWDRLPTSVPLFSNDVISTTPDSSGLQFILTGESRRGFRNVAEVVDFSSLFNGKLCSSSSDLEQFKLNNGTCLNGSRYEINRRAPSAQCLLNINNTRWDISSC; the protein is encoded by the coding sequence ATGATATATTCGTTGATATTTTTGTGCGCATTGGCATCGCTTTCATGTGCATTTACACCAAATGCTACCTCTTTCAATGCTACTGAGTCTGAGAGTGTTGCTGTCTTCAGTAACTCAAGCAGTTTGCTGAGATACAATAGCTCTTCTGTGTTGTTTAGTAATAACTACGGTAAAAACTGGACTGTTTTGCTTAACAATACTGCGACACCTCAGAGACATAATGGTAGCAATAGGACATTCAACTACTTCGATTTCCTAAATAGTGAATACTTTGATGATATGGAATCTTACTATGAACCTGAAGTAATTATTGATCCTTTGTATAGTGAATCAAGAGCATTTTATGGTTTTAAGAATGTGTTCTACGTTTTTGACGCCCAGGGCAGAAATGAAACATCTGGACCTATTTCAAACTTAACTAACTCTTCTATGCTCTTTGATGTGTCTACAAACGTACACAATAAGAGTTTGATTATATCTAATTTCATCGAGGTGTTAGATACAAAACACTACCGTGGTAGATCATTCATATCGGTCAATAACGGTACATCTTTTAGAGAAATAAAGCCATCTATTCCTAACTTGAATGACAGTGTAGTTGACAAATTCTTATGTCACTTCCTGGCATCTACTCCAACCACTAAATTCAAAAACAGTAGTGATTTAGTATGTTTCTTCACATCTACTAACAGGGGCTTCAATAATACTGTATTTTTCTCAGGAGATTTTGGTGTAACTTTGCAAGCCGTTAATTTATCGTCTGGAATTTATCCTTTGGATGTTCAGATAACAGACTCATATGTGATCATGCAGACCGCTAATACTACAGCTGCTAATTGGTTATTCAATCTTGGAGATGATAACGGAAACAGCGACGATGATTCTGATGATAGTGATGACTTACCTCCTACGCCAACTGTTAGTGACTTCCCaggaatttcaaatttccCTGGTATACCTGGTATTAGTGGATTCCCTAGCATTAGTGGTATTCCAGGCATTAGCGATATACCACACCTCAGCGGCATTCCTGGTATTAGTGGTATTCCAGGTATTCCAGGTATGCCTGGTATTCCTGGCGCAAGTGGCATCCCAGGTACAAGTGGAATTCCAGGTGCTAGTGGCGTTCCGGGTGTAGATGGTGTTGATGGTGTTCCGGGTGTAGATGGTGTAGATGGTATTCCTGGTGTTGATGGTATTCCTGGCATTGACGGTATTTCTGGAATCGATGGTATTGATGGTGCAATAGGGGATCTGTTTAGTCAAATATCTGAATTGTTCAGAACAGTTGATCTTTACGTATCCAAAGATGGTAAGGATTTCAATAGGGCTAACATTCCAGCCATTACTTACAATGTCTTCTCAGTGAGTGAAATAATGGGAGGTAAGTTAATATTTAGTAATGGCTTCTCACCATTCACATTGGGATTTACGGAGGTAACGAATAGTACGGCTTCTAATAGTTCTACTAATGTTTCTTCTGTATTTATTTCTGATTCTACAGGGTTGAATTTCACTAGTGCTAATATCAGCTACAGTGACTCATTGTTCAGCCAACTCTACACTTTCGGGGATTTAAATGGTACTATAATCATGGCTCCTCTTGGTATATGGAACTCGACATCAAAGATATCAACTGATAATGGTGCAACATGGAATGATTTGAAAGTCAACAGTTCTAGTGTAAAGGGAAATTACTCTTGTATTGCACACAACAACTGTACCTTACAGTTGTCCGCCATTCTAGGATATTCAAAGACCGGTATCATGGTCGCGCAAggaaatattaatttaacTCCACAAGACTTCAACAGGACCTTCAATATAACTAATCTTGATGACTTGTATGACGATTACAATCTAACGGATATAGAAACTGATAGTGATGATTACTTCGATAATTTCTACCTTTTGACCACGACATTCCTGTCAAAGGATGGTGGTATGACGTGGGAACAAATATTAGATTACTCAAAGGCAGTTGCCCTTGGTAACTTTGGTAACATCATTGTTGCGGAAGACAATGGCTTGAGAAATACCACTGGTTTTGTGTACTCTTTGAATATGGGTGCTACCTGGGATAGATTACCTACATCAGTGCCTTTGTTCTCCAATGATGTTATTAGTACCACACCTGATAGCTCCGGGTTGCAATTCATCCTAACCGGTGAGAGCAGAAGAGGATTCCGAAATGTTGCTGAAGTTGTAGACTTCTCTTCCTTGTTTAACGGGAAGCTTTGTAGCTCTTCAAGCGACTTGGAACAGTTTAAGCTGAATAACGGTACTTGCCTGAACGGTTCTCGTTACGAAATTAACAGAAGGGCTCCATCAGCTCAGTGTCTACTGAATATTAATAACACTAGGTGGGATATTTCTTCATGCTGA
- a CDS encoding uncharacterized protein (CAGL0A01892g~Protein of unknown function) — protein sequence MGHSPQTHHRHNKGKQSPPESALQKPALSTTYLTLSGKGPGVLYTANVERPQVFTHLSHYLGIVLLSKVAFLKVFPNRVIDHVITMLS from the coding sequence ATGGGACACTCCCCACAAACACATCACAGACACaacaaaggaaaacaaTCCCCTCCAGAGTCTGCATTACAAAAGCCTGCGCTCTCCACCACCTACTTGACCCTCAGTGGCAAAGGACCCGGCGTGCTATACACAGCAAATGTAGAGAGACCCCAGGTCTTTACCCACCTATCTCACTACTTGGGCATAGTTTTGCTCTCCAAAGTAGCATTTTTAAAGGTTTTTCCTAATCGGGTAATAGATCACGTGATAACGATGCTTTCCTAG